GAGAAAGTGGTTGCGTGTTCATGGAAATCTGTTGAATATATAAGATCACACTTTGTTTTCAATTTTAGTAGAAGTGCTAAGCAGCATTGAAAAAAGACTCACAAATCTCGAAAAATCTCTGTCATAAGTCAATGCGGCTGCCGGGATTCGAACCCGGGTTCTAAGCTTGGGAAGCTCAGGTCAAAGCTTCTTTAAAATTTATGGTGCTATCAACTTTAGGGAGTTAAAGTATTTAAATTTGGTGTAATTTCACAAAAAAGAATAATTTTAAAAGTGGTGCGGCTGCGGGGATTCGAACTCCGGTAATAGGCTTGGGAAGCCCATATCATGACCACTAGATCACAGCCGCACTAATACAATTTTGGTATTGATGATATTTAAACACAATTCCTGAATGTGATGAACTATAGCATTCCTGCAACAAAGATATGAAGAAATTCAAAAGAGTTTAAGGGACCAAAATTGGATTATGCCACCAAATAAGCATCTTTGACATCATCCAACTTTGTTAAATATATTTATATACAAATAAATAAAATATAATAGTATGAAAGAGAAGCAAATGATTATGGATTGTTTCCATACCAAAAAGTTAGAACTCGAAATAAAGAAAACTGTCAACGATGCCCGATATTTCTATGTGAAAAAAGCAAATGCACATGTAAATGAATGTAAAGAGGTTGCCAAATTATACAATGACAATGTCTCAAAATTGAAAATTAAGGAATATGACATAATAAAACAACTGGAAAGTGCAAAAGAGAATCTTGATCATGTAATTAGAATTGCAGAACTAAAAGATGAAAATATTGAACCAATTGAAGTAGATGAAAATGTTTCAATTGAGGATGTTGAAGTCGGAATAATTGAATTAGCTAAGCAAATTAAAACAATAGAGCATAATATACGAAAATTGGAAAATAAATCAGTATCCTTTAATCCAGAAATCAGATCCGAGATTGGAAGATATAAAAAAGTCATTGAACTAAAGAGCAAAGAGTTAGATCTTCTTCATAGGCAGAAAGCAATCTTGAATCCTGAATCATCATCAATTCAGAAGCGCATTAAGGAACTAACAAATGAAGTTGGTTCACTTGAACGGAAACTTAAGCGGATTCAGGGAAAGATAAGAAAGCAAATTCGAATAATTAAGGAAGAAAATGATTCTACAGATATTGATCATTTATTATCTCAAATACCATTCACAATAGTTACAATGAAAAGGTGTAATTTGCCGGAACAATTAGAGGATGAAGAAATATATCAATTGATGAAAGGTGCACGGGACAATTTAGTCAATATTTTGATGAAGCAGAATCCGAATATAAGACTCTTCAACATTCCGATCAATTATAACAAAGATTATTCTTACATGCACATTATCGCATTCCAACAATTTACACCTGAAGAATGGCAAGCAATTAGTGAAATGTGGGAAAAGCCAAAAGAATGCAGTTTTGATATCAGATGTTACAATCCTGGGAAGGGTGCAGAATTAAATATTCTTGATTCATTTGAGTTTGCTGCAATAACAAATGTTCGAATATAATGATAAGCAAGAAAGCTACACAAACAGTAAAAATATTTATATACTTTCTAAATATATGATAAAGTAAGTAATAGATGTGTAGGTTTGCAATGTCACTTTGGTCTGGTACACCACTTTCTCTGTAAGCCTACAAATCTATCATTATCAATAGACATTTTCAAATACAATTTTTGAACGGATAAATGGAAATTGAAAAACTAAATATTGTTCCTTTTCATTCAGCTTTTCTTATTCGAGTCGTTTCATCCACACATTACAATAGAAATGTTTATATAAAAGTCAATGTTATTATTAATTACATTCAGAAATAATTTGTACCAGAATTTAAAAGTGACGAAATGATAAAATTAATAAAAATTGTATGCTGCAATGATAATAGAAAACCATTCTGTCAAACTTTAAGTAAGGGGTACAGGATGATACTATAAGAGAAATTGCAAATAACAAATTCAATGAAATAAACTTTCTTCCTGAATCCATTCTATCTACAGTTATTTTTGATGGGACGAATCTGAATAATCTATTCCTTATCTTTCTATTATCCAAAGGTTTAGGGTTTTTCAGATTTAATTATATCTGGGTATAAATATAAAAATAAGAGGTATTTGAAAAAAATGAATGATGAAAAGATAATGAACGTAAAAAAACTAACAAGTGGCATACTTGAACTTAATGCAGATCTTAAGGTCCTAAATCACCAAATGAACTCTCTTCAAGGTGATGAATATGAGGAAGCACGAAGGAAAATTGCAAGGAAATTAACAACGGTTGCATGTTTATCTGCATTAATTGACTCACAATGTAATGACATCCTTTATGATGAAAAAGCAAGCATCCTCACTCGAATTTATTCAAGTGTAAGAAGGGTACATCCACGCAACTAATTTTCAGGAGATACAACAATGACTGAAGATAAATTGCAAACAATGGGACTTCAAAAAAACAAGCATGTCTATCAAGAGAGAAGGTCGCACATATCGATTATCAAATAATGATGTAGACTTTTGGAGGTGAAAATATGACAAAAACAGAGGCGAGAGCAATCAGAAAAATCAAAAATGTAATGAATAAAAACAAAGTTAAGAGGTAATAAAAAATGAAAAAAATAAGTGAAAATAAAAATGTGTCTGCGCCAAGTCACATTAATGTAAATAATAATATGTATACTAAAATATATAATAATATCGATGAAAAAAATAATACAGTAAATGAACCTGAAATCAATTCAATGGTTGTGAATACCGGATTTAAAAACTTCAGGATAGAGATTGAATATAATGATTCAAATTATTTAATTTTCGCAATCTACAATGAACATGTATCAGAGCCTTTCATACTTTCTGAAGATGAATTAATTGGATACAATGATGAAAGGAATTCAAGATTCACCAGGTACTTAAAACAAATAGCTGAAGGGAAAATTAAACCAAAAGAGCTGAAAGAAATCACTAATAAATTCTTCAAAGGCTTAGGTACTGAAGAAAATAAAAAAATACTTGAAGGTTTAAAGCAGATACATATTAAAAAACAAAAGCAAGAGCTGACGCAACTAGAACACGCTTTATTCATTGATTTCTGCAAAAGGTATGAATTATCAAAGGTTGATGGAGAGAAAATACAACAATATTCAACTGATCTTGCAAGAATGGGAAATTCCCAGGTATACATTAGTCAATTCCTATACGGTAATTTTGACATCACATATGATGCTGCAAAGGAAATAGCTGAAGAAGCATTATTTTTTAAACATGCTGAAATGGTCAGTTGTGAACCTGAAATGTTTTTTACACGACATGGACTTGATCCTAAATCGCTAGCTAATCACATCATGAGCTTCTATAAATTCCTGTCAATTGGTACACTTGGAAAGAAGGACATTTATGTTTATCAGGATGGAATTTATGTTAATCAGGGTAGAAAAGTAATCAGAAATGCAATTATTGACATTCTTGATAGACGTACATCTGAAAAAGCAAAACGTGAAGTAATACACCACATTGAAGATGTCACCGCTATTGAAAGAGAGCAGTTAAACAACAACAAGTATGTGATAAATCTTAACAATGGATTATATGATACTGTATCTGGTCAATTCATGGAGCATGATCCAGATGTTTATTCAACAATCCGCATTCCTGTAAACTATAATCCTAAAGCTAAATGTCCACAAATTGAAAAATTCCTGTCAGAAGTTGTATCACCTGAAGATGCACAAAACATAATTGAATTCGCTGGATATTGTTTAATTCCTGATACAGATGCACTTCATAAAGCACTTTTCTTATTCGGGAAGGGTAAAAATGGAAAGTCTGTTGCAACATTCCTTATTGAAAGGATGATTGGAGAAGAAAATATAAGTGCAGTTCCACTTCAGAAATTTGACCGTGAAAAGTTTGCTGTTGCCGGATTATTCGGGAAATTAGTCAATATTTGTGCAGATCTTCCATCTAAGAAATTAGCAGATGATTCAGTATTTAAGATGTTAATTTCAGGTGATACAATTTGTGCTGAAGAAAAGTTCAAAGAGCAATTCAAATTCAAAAATACTGCAAGATTAGTATTCAATGCTAACAAAATGCCTAGACCAGCAGGTGATGTTGAAGACGTTTATGCATTTTACAGAAGATTAGAGCTTATTGAATTCCCAAACAATTTTGAAGGCAGGGAAGATCCCGATTTAATCAAGAAATTAACAACGGATGATGAATTATCAGGTTTCCTTAATTTATGTCTTGAAGGATTGCTTAATGTACTGAAAAATAAAAGGTTGACACATCAGAAGACAACAGAAGAAGTTGAAAGAATGTACAAAGCTAATATGGATTCTGTAAATGCATTCTTTGATGATTGTATTAACTATGGATCAGATGTTGAAGGTGCAATTCCAAAACAAACATTTTACCAATTCTACTGTAAATGGTGTAAGAAGAATTCTACAATTCCAGTGACAGAAAAAGCACTTTCTTTAAAGATGAAGAAAACAAAATATATTAGAGATACACAACAAACACTTGCAGGTAAAAGGGTCAGGGTTTGGAAAAATATAAAATTCGTATCATATGATGAAGATAGTAAAGAACCTTCACACAAATTAAATATTCATTTTGAGAATGAAGTTAAAAAACCTAAAGCACATTCAAATTCCGATAAAGGTTATTGTCACGCATTCATGAACGGTACTGAAGGATAATAAATCTCTATTATTCTTCATTTTCAAAAACAGATTTTTTACCCTTTATATTTCAAACACCTTTAAATAAACTCCAAACTGCACTGGGTTTGTTTTTACACTATAAATCAAATAAGGATGAAATAAATTTGAAGTTGATAATAAACCCTGTGCAATTAAAAAAATTAAATGCTACTAATACTTTCATGAAGCTGCTGCACAGGGTTGATCAAAATCACCTATATTGCCTATATAAAAATAAATTTTTTTCTGAAGACTTGAATACTACTAATCTGCAATTGTCTGTTATTCAATATTTTAAATTGTATACCTCTTACACATAGCACCTATAGTTGTCTGTTTTTCAATATATCAATTAATTAAACACCAGATAACCATATAAAAAGAAGTTAATGGTATTCAAATAAAATAATCAAATACCAGACACCTATTACGCAACAATATTAACAGTATTCAAATTAAATAATCAAATAACAGACAACTACAGATTAACAGTATATAAGTTTCTGAAAAAAATTATTTTTGGTTATATAGCTTTTAATAGGAAAAAATAGTCAACCCTGTGCAATTGGTAAATAGTATTCAATTTTTAACTGCACAGGGTTTTTTAACCGTGTGCAGCAAGATTAATAGTATTTAATTTTAGATTGCACAGGGTCTAAAATGGTATAATAACCCTGTGCAGTATCCGCAGTAATCAATTTAATTATTTTAGATAATTTCGATGTGAAAATTTCATAGTGACAGTAATTGATTTTTAAACTGCACAGGGTTTTGATTGAAATTGCTGCTGAAGAAATCGGATAGATCATTTCTATATAGTGCCTGGAATTAATGTTTCAAATCAATAATTCAATCCTTGCTTGAAATTATCCCTTAATCCATTCAAATTACAAATTATTTGCAGTCAAATTTGCGTTTTAAGCGGTTTTCTATCTTGACAGGATAAATGATATGGGTTACAAGCGGAAAATAGCAGTGAAATATCAGGCGTTGTACCTGATGGCATCCACACCGATAACGATCAGAGAAAAGAAAGTTAATGTCAATTTTGATATTTCAGCAGCGAACTTCCTTTCAAGGATTTCAAATCTTACCATCAAATAGACCACTACATAA
The DNA window shown above is from Methanohalophilus levihalophilus and carries:
- a CDS encoding DNA primase family protein gives rise to the protein MKKISENKNVSAPSHINVNNNMYTKIYNNIDEKNNTVNEPEINSMVVNTGFKNFRIEIEYNDSNYLIFAIYNEHVSEPFILSEDELIGYNDERNSRFTRYLKQIAEGKIKPKELKEITNKFFKGLGTEENKKILEGLKQIHIKKQKQELTQLEHALFIDFCKRYELSKVDGEKIQQYSTDLARMGNSQVYISQFLYGNFDITYDAAKEIAEEALFFKHAEMVSCEPEMFFTRHGLDPKSLANHIMSFYKFLSIGTLGKKDIYVYQDGIYVNQGRKVIRNAIIDILDRRTSEKAKREVIHHIEDVTAIEREQLNNNKYVINLNNGLYDTVSGQFMEHDPDVYSTIRIPVNYNPKAKCPQIEKFLSEVVSPEDAQNIIEFAGYCLIPDTDALHKALFLFGKGKNGKSVATFLIERMIGEENISAVPLQKFDREKFAVAGLFGKLVNICADLPSKKLADDSVFKMLISGDTICAEEKFKEQFKFKNTARLVFNANKMPRPAGDVEDVYAFYRRLELIEFPNNFEGREDPDLIKKLTTDDELSGFLNLCLEGLLNVLKNKRLTHQKTTEEVERMYKANMDSVNAFFDDCINYGSDVEGAIPKQTFYQFYCKWCKKNSTIPVTEKALSLKMKKTKYIRDTQQTLAGKRVRVWKNIKFVSYDEDSKEPSHKLNIHFENEVKKPKAHSNSDKGYCHAFMNGTEG